In Desulfosporosinus sp. Sb-LF, one DNA window encodes the following:
- a CDS encoding lactate utilization protein B: MTVDLRKDFVTYAKSLNSASENTNIRTAISRAVTSYRNTVAETLERFPHTPELALEVQEIKTQAMANLNELLEQAMASVERNKGKAFYAKDHQAALEIALGIIGQGKTIVKGKSMLGEELHLREYLEENGNEVWETDLGEFILQLRKERPMHILSPSIHVPREQVAEVFSKFFGKEVPPDIAEEVKVVREFMRDKYFTADVGISGANVVAADTGAMVIIENEGNVRLATGAPPVHIVMVGIEKLVPTFQDAMKVAEVTWRYAQYGIPGYVNIVSGPSKTGDIEKVTTYGAHGPKEFYVIFVDSGRSEMAHEEKFSQALNCLRCGGCMYECPVFQVTAGHFGHTYMGGIGAIWTAFVAGGVEKAAPLVYSCLRCGRCVERCPMSIEVPAMVGELRRRAVYGE; this comes from the coding sequence ATGACCGTCGATTTAAGAAAGGACTTTGTCACCTATGCTAAGTCCCTCAATTCAGCCAGCGAAAACACTAACATACGAACAGCTATATCCAGGGCAGTAACTTCCTACCGCAACACAGTTGCCGAAACGTTGGAACGTTTTCCGCACACACCGGAATTGGCCTTGGAAGTTCAGGAGATCAAAACCCAGGCCATGGCTAACTTGAACGAACTGCTAGAACAGGCGATGGCTTCTGTAGAGCGCAACAAAGGGAAAGCTTTTTACGCTAAGGATCATCAAGCCGCTTTGGAAATTGCTCTGGGGATTATTGGGCAGGGTAAAACCATCGTCAAAGGAAAAAGTATGCTGGGAGAAGAACTTCATCTGCGTGAGTACCTTGAGGAAAATGGTAACGAAGTTTGGGAAACGGATTTGGGTGAGTTCATACTACAACTGCGTAAGGAACGTCCGATGCACATTCTTTCACCATCAATTCATGTGCCACGTGAACAGGTTGCTGAAGTTTTTAGTAAATTTTTTGGCAAAGAAGTGCCGCCTGATATTGCAGAGGAAGTAAAGGTCGTGCGTGAGTTCATGCGTGATAAGTACTTTACGGCGGATGTCGGGATCAGCGGAGCCAACGTGGTGGCGGCGGACACAGGGGCTATGGTTATTATTGAAAACGAAGGAAATGTACGGCTGGCAACGGGTGCGCCTCCGGTCCATATCGTCATGGTGGGGATCGAGAAATTAGTGCCCACGTTCCAGGATGCCATGAAAGTGGCAGAGGTTACTTGGCGCTATGCGCAATATGGTATACCAGGTTATGTTAATATCGTTAGCGGACCGAGTAAAACGGGTGACATCGAGAAAGTAACAACTTACGGGGCGCACGGTCCTAAAGAATTCTATGTTATCTTCGTGGACAGTGGTCGCAGTGAAATGGCCCATGAGGAAAAGTTCAGCCAGGCACTGAATTGCTTACGTTGTGGCGGATGCATGTATGAGTGCCCTGTGTTTCAAGTGACGGCTGGGCATTTTGGGCACACATATATGGGCGGAATTGGCGCGATCTGGACAGCCTTTGTGGCTGGAGGCGTAGAAAAAGCTGCTCCGCTCGTGTATTCTTGCTTACGTTGTGGACGCTGTGTAGAACGGTGCCCCATGAGTATTGAGGTGCCCGCAATGGTAGGAGAGTTGCGTAGGAGAGCGGTTTACGGCGAATAG